From one Lolium rigidum isolate FL_2022 chromosome 4, APGP_CSIRO_Lrig_0.1, whole genome shotgun sequence genomic stretch:
- the LOC124650046 gene encoding probable membrane-associated kinase regulator 1: MGRSRAKDGGAKSFPSPASSSSASSSEFEFTVTLSPASKQRSAAQLCPADDLFYKGQLLPLHLSPRISMVRTLLLSSASTSSASASDSTSTSRDSNGSTSSTFSADCEALLLPDSAPCSSRPSSATDDDRHLNLLRGTASFAGLPPAKRAGNRYLSSFATRFSSVFLHRGGAPAADKKPSGGNKSLAKEVIKKYAKKVKPLYEKLSQMPKSQSNQPQPQPPAQQQQQGFKKPFSFSIRKKRGDDDQAAASPAVAAAEASAGKYAHSNSFSGNLRFPRQKRCAASCPSSMRSSPNHSGLLSFGGAGGVGFPDVPAAAAAAMSGSIGVGHVSLSKSHSSSMEELQSAIEGAIAHCKNTMGGVVYMCPRKGASSSSAAGEICAF, encoded by the coding sequence ATGGGCCGGTCAAGGGCCAAGGACGGGGGCGCCAAGTCGTTCCCGTCGccggcgtcgtcctcctccgcgtcGTCCTCGGAGTTCGAGTTCACGGTGACGCTGTCGCCGGCCTCGAAGCAGCGGTCGGCGGCGCAGCTGTGCCCCGCGGACGACCTCTTCTACAAGGGCCAGCTCCTGCCGCTGCACCTGTCGCCGCGCATCTCCATGGTGCGCACGCTGCTGCTGTCTTCGGCgtccacctcctccgcctccgcctccgactccacctccacctcgcgcGACTCCAACGGCAGcacctcctccaccttctccgccgACTGCGAGGCCCTCCTGCTCCCGGACTCCGCGCCCTGCTCCTCCCGCCCCAGCTCCGCCACCGACGACGACCGCCACCTCAACCTGCTCCGGGGAACCGCCTCGTTCGCCGGGCTCCCACCAGCAAAGCGCGCCGGGAACAGGTACCTCTCGTCCTTCGCCACCCGCTTCTCCTCCGTCTTCCTCCaccgcggcggcgcgccggctgcCGACAAGAAGCCGTCCGGCGGCAACAAGTCGCTTGCCAAGGAGGTGATCAAGAAGTACGCCAAGAAGGTGAAGCCACTGTACGAGAAGCTGTCCCAGATGCCCAAGAGCCAGAGCAACCAGCCTCAGCCGCAGCCTCCggcgcaacagcagcagcagggtTTCAAGAAGCCGTTCAGTTTCTCGATCCGGAAGAAGCGGGGCGACGACGACCAGGCTGCCGCATcccccgcggtggcggcggcggaggcgagcgcCGGCAAGTACGCGCACTCCAACTCGTTCTCCGGGAACCTCCGGTTCCCGCGGCAGAAGCGGTGCGCGGCGAGCTGCCCCTCGTCCATGCGGTCCTCGCCGAACCACTCCGGTCTGCTCTCcttcggcggcgcgggcggcgtcgGCTTCCCCGACGTGCCTGCCGCGGCAGCGGCCGCCATGTCGGGCAGCATTGGCGTCGGTCACGTGTCGTTGTCGAAGTCGCATTCCTCGTCGATGGAGGAGCTGCAGAGCGCCATCGAGGGCGCCATCGCGCACTGCAAGAACACAATGGGCGGCGTCGTCTACATGTGCCCGCGCAAGGGGGCGTCCTCGTCGTCGGCCGCCGGCGAGATCTGCGCGTTCTGA